Part of the Crossiella cryophila genome, TAGGTCAGCGCCTCCGCCCGGTCGTCGGACACGCCCAGCGCGGCCATCCGGTGGTTGTCCGGCACCCACGCCTGACCACCGGAGACCGCGGTGGTGCCGCCCCAGTGGGGACTGCCCTCCAGCACGGTCACCCTGGCCCCGCCGACCGCCGCGGCCAGTGCCGCGGACAGGCCGGCCGCACCCGAGCCGATCACCACCACGTCCGTGTGCTCGCTCATGCCCTCGCCCCCGTCCACCGGGTAACGGATCGTGTGCGCCCGGCGTTGTAGTGCCCATGGAACTCGGTATCTACAGCTTCGGCGACCGCAGCCCCGATCCGGTGACGGGCGAGCAGGTCTCCGTGGCTCGGGCCCTGGCCAACCAGCTGGAGCGGATCAAGCTGGCGGACGAGCTGGGCCTGTCCTTCTACGGTCTGGGTGAGCACCACCTGGACCAGTACGCGATCTCCAACCCGGCCACCGTGCTGGCCGCCGCCGCGAGCATCACCGAGCACATCACGCTCAGCTCCGCGGTCACCGTGCTCAGCACCGAGGACCCGGTCCGGGTCTACCAGCAGTTCACCACGCTGGACCAGCTCAGCCACGGCCGCGCCGAACTGCTGGCCGGGCGTGGCTCCTTCACCGAGTCCTTCCCGCTCTTCGGCGCGGACCTCGGCGACTACGACGAGTTGTTCGAGGAGAAGCTGGCGCTGCTGCTGCGCATCGACCGCGAGGACCCGCTGACCTGGTCCGGCAAGCACCGCACCCCGCTGAAGAACGTGCGGGTGCTGCCCCGGCCGTACGGTAGGCGGCTGCGCATCTCGGTGGGCACCGGCGGCAACCCGGAGTCCTCGATCCGCGCGGGCGTGCTCGGCCTGCCAGTGGTGTACGCGGTGATCGGCGGCCAGCCGGAGCGGTTCGCGCCGCTGGTGGACCTGTACCGGCGGGCAGGCGCGGCCGCCGAGCACGCGCCGGAGGACCTGCACGTGACCATGGGCGCCATCGGGTTCATCGCGCCGCGCTCGCAGGACGCCAAGGACATCTTCTACCCGTACTGGCTGCAGACGATGAAGTACGGCGCGCGGGCACGCGGCTGGGCGGTGCCGACCAGGGCCGACTACGACGGCTACACCGAGAACGCGAACGCGTTGTTCACCGGCAGCCCTGAGCAGGTGGCGGAGCGGATCATCAGCGTGGGCAAGCTGGTCGGCGCGAACCGGTACGCGATGCAGATGGACTGGTCCGGGGTGCCGCACGAGCACGTGATGAAGGCGATCGAACTGCTCGGGACCGAGGTGCTGCCGCTGGTCCGGAAGGAGTTCACGGACTAGTGGGGCGCTGCCCTCCACTTTCAAGTTATAGCGGGGTGGGGGGCTTGCGGCAAGGCCGGGGTGGCGGTCCACAATTTCGCTCCGTGCGCCGGCTGGCGCGCGTTCGCGATTACCAAGGGGATTTGCCATGCGGGTTCTGCTGTCGACAATCGGATCGCGCGGCGATGTGCAACCGGTGGTCGCACTGGCGCTGAAACTGCGCGAACTCGGCCAGGAGGTGCGGATCTGCGCGCCGCCGGACTTCGGCGAGTGGATCGGCTCGCTCGGCATCCCGTTCACCCCGGTCGGGCCGGAGCTGCGGCAACTGGCCAGGCCCGACCGGGGGAAGTCGCAGGTCCCGCCAACTGCGGAGCAGCGCAGGCAGTTGATGGCGGGCACGGTTCGCGATCAGTTCGCCGCGGTCGGCGAGGCGGCGCGCGACTGCGACGTGATCGTGGCCTGGTCGGCGATGCAGATCGCGGCCGCCTCGGTGGCCGAGCACCTGGGAATCCGCTACGTCTACGTCACCTTCTGCCCGAACACCCTGCCCTCCCCGCACCACGGCCCCGCCCCATTGGGCAGCCTCGGGCAGAATCCGGCCGAGGACCCGGCGCAATTCGCCGAACTCTGGGCACAGAACGCGGAATTCCTGAACGCGGGCTGGGGCGAGCCGCTCAACGCGCACCGCGCGGAACTCGGCCTGGCCCCGGTCACCGACGTCCGGAGCCACATGTTCACCGACCGGCCCTGGCTGGCCGCCGACCCGACGCTGGCGCCATGGCAGCGGCCCGCCGAGCTGGACGTGGTGCAGACCGGCGCGTGGAGCATGCCGGACGAGCGCCCGCTGCCGCCGGAGCTGACCGAGTTCCTGGACGCGGGCGAGCCGCCGGTCTTCTTCGGCTTCGGCAGCATGCCCGCACCCGGTGACCTGGGGCAGGAGGTGCTCAAGGCGGCCCGCGCGGTGGGGCGGCGGGCGATCGTCTCCCGCGGCTGGGCCGATGTGGAGCTGATCGGGGACGCGCCGGACTGCCTCTCGGTCGGCGAGGTCAACTACGACGCGCTGTTCCCTCGGGTCGCGGCGGTGGTGCACCACGGCGGTTCGGGCACCACCACCGCGGTGACCCGGTCCGGCACGCCGCAGGTGATCGTGCCGCAGATGTACGACCAGCACTACCTGGCCGAGCGGGTAAAGGCCCTGGGCGTCGGCTTCGCACACGCGCCGGGGGCGCCAACGGCGGAATCACTGGTGACGGCGCTGGAGTTCGTGCTGCGGCCGGAGATCGCCGAGCGGGGCAGGGAGATCGCGAAGCGGGTGCGCACCGACGGCACGCTGGTCACGGCGCGGTTGTTGCTGGCCGGGGTCTAGCAGATCCGGCCGACCACCTGGCGCATGATCTGGCAGACGTCGACCAGCGGCTTCTGCTCGGGGGTGGTGGTCGGCGCGGGCTTGCCGGTGGGCTTCTTCTTCGCGGTGGTGGGCTTGGGATCGGGCCGCTGCGGGGGTGCGGGCGGCGGGCCGATCACCGTGGTCACCACGATGATCGTGGTCTCGGTGGACGGGGCGGCGGTGGCGATCGGCGCGAGCTGCGCGGCCGCCATCGCCGGTTCCTCCCGCTCACCGGGCGGCGCGAAGACCACGATGTAGACGAAGGCGGCCAGCACGGAACCCAGTCCGACCAGCACCGGCACGAACCGCCGGACGGCGGGCCGCGCCGCCGCGCGATGCCGCCCGAGCGGCACCGGCAACGGCGTGCGCGACTCGTCGGCCAGCCGGATCCGGTCCCGGCCTGCCTGTTTGGCCACCTGGAGCGCGGCGTCCGCGGCCACCACGAAGGAGGTCAGGTCGTCCTCGGGCCGGGGCACCTTGGCGCACACCCCGATCGAGGTGGTCACCCGGTCCAGCCGGATGATCCCGCCGTCGGTGCTGGGTGCGTCCACCGCGATCTCCCGCACCCCGGTCCGGATCCGGTGCGCCACCGACAACGCCTCGGCCGCGTCGGTCTGGCGCAACAACACCAGGAACTCGTCGCCGCCGTGCCCGCCGTACCGGCCGAGCACATCGGACTCCCTGGTGGAGCGGCGCACGGTGTCCGCGACGGCCTTGATCACCGCGTCCCCCGCGATGTGCCCGAACCGGTCGTTGAACCGCTTGAAGTGGTCGATGTCGATGACCAGCAACGCCAGTGAATCCCGCGCCGCGGCGGCCTGGGCGAGTTCGGCCGGGGCCCGCTCGTCCCAGCCCCAGCGGTCGAGTAGACCGGTGAGGCGGTCGGTCGCGGCATGGCCACAGGAGTGGCAGGCCGGGTCCACGGGATCGGCGCTCGAACCGGGCGCGGTCATGACTGTGCGGGCCCTCCGTTTTGGTGATCAGCACTCGGTGGGGTGTTTGTACCAGCTCCCGTAGTCGAGGGGTTCATGCGTGAACGGGTGAATCCTCGTTCCAGCGAGTGATCACCCAACCGAGTGATAGCCGATCAGCAGGCCCACTTGTCGCTCAGGTCCTTCACGTCGACGTACAGGTCGGTGGCGGCGTCCCGGCGGAAACACATCGAGGACCCCAGCCAATTCTTCGACCAGCCTTGCGAAGGCCAGTTGACGTGCTGCTGATAGTGGTCGAACTTGCCCTCGACCTTGTCTTCCAGCGAGCGGAGGCAGGTGTTCGGCCCCAACGTGATGACATGCGCCATGACTCCACTCGGCGCGGACCACCGATAGGCCCGGGTCAGGTCACCGGTGGTCGCCGCACAGGTCAGCGCGGGCTTCCGGTCGAGCAGCTTGTTGGGCTCGAAGTCCCACAGGCTCTTGACGTCGAACACGTAGGGGTCCACCCGACCGGGAATCTTGAGGTGGATGAAGACCTTGTCATGCGGTGCGCCGCCGCCATCCTTCTGCCACTTGACCACATCCCGGTCGTCCGGCGCTTCTTCCAGCTCCGTCTCATCGACGCTGCCCCACACCCCTTCGGTGAGCGGGAACGGCTCGCCGAAGAGGAGGCCCATCTTCTTCAGGCACAGGTCTTTGGGCAGGGTGATCACATTGTTGTCGCCATCCCGCACCGCCTCCAGGTAGGTAATCCGCTCGCCGTCCTCGGTCACCTTCTTCTCGGTGAACATGTGGGAGCCGGGCAGTGGCCTGGCGTCACATTTGTCGTCCGCGATCGCGGGTGCGGGCAACGCGATCGGCGCCATCACGGCGGCCATCGTGAACACGAATGCGGACATGCGTCTGAACACAGCTCTCTCCCAAGGAGTCGCGGAAAATGTGATCCGCACATGGTGGCAGCGAGGCTCTCGCGCGACGAACAGGCGCCGAATTTCTCACTCGATGGTGCCTTGGTCGCGCTTACCCAGGTAAAGCCGCCGGGGCGCCGCCCGCT contains:
- a CDS encoding LLM class flavin-dependent oxidoreductase, which encodes MELGIYSFGDRSPDPVTGEQVSVARALANQLERIKLADELGLSFYGLGEHHLDQYAISNPATVLAAAASITEHITLSSAVTVLSTEDPVRVYQQFTTLDQLSHGRAELLAGRGSFTESFPLFGADLGDYDELFEEKLALLLRIDREDPLTWSGKHRTPLKNVRVLPRPYGRRLRISVGTGGNPESSIRAGVLGLPVVYAVIGGQPERFAPLVDLYRRAGAAAEHAPEDLHVTMGAIGFIAPRSQDAKDIFYPYWLQTMKYGARARGWAVPTRADYDGYTENANALFTGSPEQVAERIISVGKLVGANRYAMQMDWSGVPHEHVMKAIELLGTEVLPLVRKEFTD
- a CDS encoding GGDEF domain-containing protein, whose translation is MTAPGSSADPVDPACHSCGHAATDRLTGLLDRWGWDERAPAELAQAAAARDSLALLVIDIDHFKRFNDRFGHIAGDAVIKAVADTVRRSTRESDVLGRYGGHGGDEFLVLLRQTDAAEALSVAHRIRTGVREIAVDAPSTDGGIIRLDRVTTSIGVCAKVPRPEDDLTSFVVAADAALQVAKQAGRDRIRLADESRTPLPVPLGRHRAAARPAVRRFVPVLVGLGSVLAAFVYIVVFAPPGEREEPAMAAAQLAPIATAAPSTETTIIVVTTVIGPPPAPPQRPDPKPTTAKKKPTGKPAPTTTPEQKPLVDVCQIMRQVVGRIC
- a CDS encoding glycosyltransferase, whose amino-acid sequence is MRVLLSTIGSRGDVQPVVALALKLRELGQEVRICAPPDFGEWIGSLGIPFTPVGPELRQLARPDRGKSQVPPTAEQRRQLMAGTVRDQFAAVGEAARDCDVIVAWSAMQIAAASVAEHLGIRYVYVTFCPNTLPSPHHGPAPLGSLGQNPAEDPAQFAELWAQNAEFLNAGWGEPLNAHRAELGLAPVTDVRSHMFTDRPWLAADPTLAPWQRPAELDVVQTGAWSMPDERPLPPELTEFLDAGEPPVFFGFGSMPAPGDLGQEVLKAARAVGRRAIVSRGWADVELIGDAPDCLSVGEVNYDALFPRVAAVVHHGGSGTTTAVTRSGTPQVIVPQMYDQHYLAERVKALGVGFAHAPGAPTAESLVTALEFVLRPEIAERGREIAKRVRTDGTLVTARLLLAGV